TTTCGTCAAGCATCTTGTTTGGAGATTCTCCTTCCTTGACATAAGAAGTTTCACGTTCCTTTAAGGCattcatttccttttctctatCAGCCAAAAGAGATGCAAGATATTCATCATCCTGAAAgcaaatatttgattaattgtgTTAGAAACAGAACTTTCGCTAATAATAAAACCACAAGCAGAAAGCTTAGACCTGCTGTTCCCATAGTAACCGCTGTTCCACAACGGAGGGAGATGGGCGACAGTGTACTTTCTGTGGGTAGGGACCTTTAATTTTGTCTGGAGTAGTTGGTGGTTGAGGGGCACGTTGGTATGAAGTCCCTTCAGAAGTTTCAGCAAAAATGGCTGCCTCAAGAAGAATTGCTTCGTCAAGCTCTTTGGAAGAAATGCCACCCCACTTTATTGGCAGAAGGATGCAAACCAAATAATCAGCACAAGGGTAATACAGAGTTCGGTTtactctttttgttttcatttcttcCCCTTTTCAGCAAGGGCCAACTAAAAGTTGTTCAACAGATTTTACTCACCAATGACTGTTCGTGGAAATCCTCTGCTCCCCCTTGAAATGATGAGCTTCCTGGCTAAAACTTGAAAAAACAAAGGGTAAGAATACCTCATAGATGatgaaaaataagttctttaCATATAAAGGGAAGGGAACATCAATAACTCACATAAAACATTCTATCTGCATTTAGGTATTTCTTTCTATTCCCAAGCTCTTAtggagttgcaacattatgttTTAGGTCAAAAGAGTGGCACTGGAGCTGAGCCCAGTAAAGTCTTCTACAAAAATATCCTATGAGAGTGTTTATTATACATacaaaaagaagcaaacaaTTCATGCATTTTACCCTGAGAGACAAATACTAGCTACAATGACAttcttttaacaaaaatattgtCCTACATTATAATGATCATAAATTGTTTGAGAGATGGATTCCAAGTGTGACGAATTGTATCTCATAAACATGACATGAAGCACACCTGCCATCTGCTATCATTAGTTTTCTCAGCTCTTCCAGTTGAATTGCGAACTACCAATTGTTTTTGGTCCTCTAATGTTAGCTCACGTATTGCTTCTTCTTGCTTGGCTGTCTGAACATGGTTCACATTAGAAGTAACTAACAGcaactaaaatgaaaaaaaaaaaacagttgTTTTGAAGCAAAGGGAAAAACCTTCAGGGATAATGATATTGCATGATACAGCTCATCATCTGCCAGATGGGAATGCCTTTGCTGATGACCAGATAATTCCTGCACCAAGAAAAGTTTTAAAAGAGCACAACCAATAATTATGCCAAGAAGATGCAATAGCTTTAAAATATATCAGGAGAATTATATCACCAATGCTGAGGATTTTCTTTTACCTCCTGCTTTGAAGCCTCAATGGCAAATTGAATCATTTGTTCTTCTATATCATTACCGTGCAGATTTGTTTCATGAACTCTTGAGACATTTCCATGAAATTGATGATCATGAGATAATGAAGTTCCATCAGCATGCTCCAAGGCAGGCATTGGTCCTGAATGATACGGCTGCTGATAACCATTATTGAACCTTCCTGTCTGTGTATACAGTGGCTCACGACTGGTGAAAACAGAAGAACCAATTTGGTTCAAGAGATTTCTCCTGTAACTGGGATCAAGTAGCAATGAAGGCTTAAAGCTTCTAGCAGCAGAGAGAAGGGGTAAGATTCCGCGTGAACCATCTTGAGTTTGATTTCTTGTATTCACAAAGTCATTATGAGGAGAAGCAGTGGATAATGGATTCGTGCTGCACAAAACAGGGACAAATGTGATTAAGATAAAACAGACATTACCATAAAATGTTGCCTTTGAGTAGAATGTCATACAGGTTTCTTTCCACTTCACCAAAATGTGCATTTATAGCCTCATCAAGATTGCCTCCATATTCCtgttaaacaaaataaaccaGAGAACTTGGCGAGAGTTAGGGAACttgaaatactaaaattaacttatgtTGCCTTGGGCATAAGGCCCCAAATGAAATGGCATGTTTGGCGACACAAATGTGTAACAAAATACAAGTGTAATGAAAATAGGATACAATTATCGTTTGAGAACTTAAATTAAGCAAATTATCTGCAACTATTGCTTGGGACGCAGATCAACTAATGAAAAATAGTGTGAAAAATATGGAAGTTAAGATTTGATAAGCCATGAGTTCAACAAAAAGAATTGACACACTTGCAAAAATTTTAACACGAAAGCCAAGACTTGCATACCATTGTGCCACAAGTAACAGAAAATGATACAATACAACTGATTGGAACATCCAGAATGAAAGTTACTAATTGTGTTAAACAAAAAGCTATAGAAAGCGTacctaaaagaaaagatacaTGTTTGACGCACAAGATAGATACCATCAATGAATCAAGATAAACTACATACTTTCAAATCTAAGCATCAAGGAGTGAGGAGTCACTGTCCCAAATCAAGATATTTGGCTCATTAAGTTATTATACATTAAAAGACATGAAAAATGTGGCATTACTTAACTAAACTCTGGCAGCAGATGTTCATCATTGAAATATGCGAATGTAAAACAAAGTAATGCGGTGCCTTCGCGATCTTTCTAAGTTACTCGACTACTGCATAATCTACCTAAACTGATATTCAATACACATTATTCGacctaaagaaaaaaaagaaaccctagtaaaacaaAATTACCACTGTGTTTCAGAtcttggaaaaaaaaaaactaaaacatgAGCGTAACTGTAACAAATGTTATGATTATGAAAATGTGTAGAGATTCCTggaattaaaaaaagagaaatcaagCTCGCATtatgaaaaaagaacaaagatcAGAAAAAAATGCACCTCCAGTTTTCGCACAGCGTGTGACTCGGACGCGCCGGTGATTCTCATGAAAGTATCGATTGAGTCTGCAGTTGGTCTCGCCATTGCCGTTGACAGGGAGAGAAATGTTGGAGGACAATAGAGAGATAGAGGCCGTGTGTTTGTTTAGATTCTTCAGCTGGCAGAGAAATGATACCTATAGATTTTTGGGGGGGGTTACACGTACGGAATTGTGTGTTGCGAGTGGAAACACACTGCTTGCGCGCTTTTATTCAACTTTATCGCCAAAAGAGTTGCTGTACATGAAGAAGCAATTTGTATGAGTGTTGTGGTACGTGTCTAATCTTGGAATCTGTTTGGCGTGCAATTATTCATACCCTCGACTCGAGATTTGGAGCCCGCGTTGCATTTATCCTATTTTACGATAGGAATAACTTTGTATTCCATTTCCACCTAATCGTTGGTTGAACCGTTAATATTTTGAATCTTAGAGTAGTTCTGTACTTTaagaataaaagataaatttatgagtaaTCTGTATATCTCATGCATTCTTTTATATCATATCATTAATTGTTATCATTAGTTTTAACATTAACTTGGATCTTTTCttaaaatggaaagaaaatacatatttaaattattattattattattattattataaaattataatattaattatcgggtgatcctatttttatttcaaatatcagtaattgattatttaatttaatgatagATCTAAATTTGCATCCAactgttaaattttattcttataatcATAATCtaacatgaaaaataaaataaatatgtaactTAAACAGATAGATTAACTATGATATGAGTGAAAATTAATCCAAAcatcatatttaatttgaaataacaGTTCAGAAAAATTAGTATAGTATGCTTCAATTCCCACTAACGGTAGTTAGCgttgattaaaagaaaaggttggCCTACTCTTTCAACtaatctataataataaaaaaaaatacaacttacatataaatcaatttgatttttattctaaaatataattatcaaatgtttaatttatttcatttaagtTCTATACATTATGAAAagcaatttattttcaaaattcaatcATAATcttctaattattattattaatgatttaAGGGACGCTGAAGCAATAGAGGTGGAATGAGCAGCTATAACacaatattactatttttctttgcactcttaaatatttattagaaaaaacagtatattatgaaattttatgtGAAAAATAGAAGTCTGCATTTGATATAATTACATATGTATGTTTAGTCGGTATTTGGTTGAAACggatataatatatttatttggacaaaaaaaaacacaattatagaaagaattataaaattaataaggtaactaataaatagaaagTGTTAATTAGACATTGAAGGAAAAATACACATTCGGAAATTTCATCTACAATGAATAACTATTAACTATagacttatttatttatttatttttcaacagATAGAACATTAATTCATTGACGACTGCAGTTTAATATATCAGATTTGCAAAAGTCTCTTAGGGTACAATTATCTTCAAATCATCACAGAGGATCAAACACATAAACAGCCATtactattatataaaattatcataatcTATCTCATAAAACCAAAAAAGGTATAGATCACCGTTCTCTATGTCCCTGCAAATTTtctgtgtttttttttttttttttttttgaatctgAAAATTGCATAATAATCACTATCAAAATCCATCGCAACTcgaggaaaagaagaaaacgaAACAGgagttcaaaaaaaaaaaaaaaaccagaATAATAGCAAACAAAAACGAcgtcatttttcttttgaggaAAATACCTTGATTGGCATACACCGTGTCCGTCAGGGAGCAAAGCAGCTAGTTACTAATTAGTAAACAGACAGACAGACAGACTAGTCTTCTGCAACACAAGAAGCCCTATCCCCCCAATTCCCGGTCATCACGATGGATGCAGACGACGAGATTTACGCAAATGGCGGCGAGAGTACCAGCCGCAACAGACCAATTATTAGTGGCGAACAATTGGACATCGAGGCATATGCAGGTCTCTACACAGGAAGAACGAAAATCACTCGGCTCCTTTTCATAGCCGATCACTGCGATAACCCAACGATGCAATTGGAGGCCCTAAGAATGGCGTATGAAGAGATCAAGAAAGGCGAGAACACACAGCTGTTTCGTGAAGTTGTGCAAAAAATTGATGGCAGACTTGGCCCTAATTATTCTATGGATAACACGTGGTGTGACACGGTGGATCGCAGAGCTGAACAACGTAAAGAGAGGCTCGAGAACGAGCTCAATGCTTATAGGGTAAgtaaaaaccctaatttaatGCCTTGTATGCGATGACATATCCTTTGAATTTAGCATGATTTATCTTTAAGATTTATTCTCGTGCAGacaaatttgataaaagaaagtatAAGAATGGGATACAACGATTTTGGAGATTTCTATTATGCACATGGTGCTCTTGGTGAAGCTTTCAAAAGTTATGTTCGTACTCGTGATTATTGTACTACATCAAAGCATATTATTCATATGTGTATGAGTGCTATTCTTGTTAGCATCGAGATGGGTCAATTTACTCATGTTACAAGCTATGTTAGCAAAGCGGAGCAAACTCCTGAGGCTCTTGATCCTATTACTGTTGCTAAACTGCGTTGTGCTGCTGGTTTAGCTCATCTGGAGGCTAGAAAGTATAAGCTTGCTGCTCGCAAGGTCTGTCAGATTCCGTATTTTTTGATTCTCTACCATGTCTGTTGCTGATTTTAAAATGTTACTTTGTAGCCACAACTTAGCCAGCCtgcattattctttttatcatgAATTCTAAAGCACAAAACAGATAACTAGTGTGACTGTAATAGGTATTCTGTAGGCTTTCGTTTATCTACTCtcattttctgtttttgtaACAAGCATTATTATCTCTCATTGACAATAGACTGGTGTTTTTTCTTGGATGCCAtccttttctctattttttttggtAACAACAAATTTTAAATGGGAGGGGAGATGTGAGAGACTGAACCTATATCTTCTTCTTACACTTTAAGATGAGTATTTGACCATTAAGCTGCTAGCCCAATGGCTGTCAATGGTGATTCATAATAAgttgtttaaaattttaaacaaatagaAATCTGATGGTATGGCATCAGTTTGACATATTCTCTTATAGGATCATAAAATATCAGAACACTACTGAAAGTTTCTGTGACTATAAAGAACCATCCTCTTAGAGATCCCTGCATTTGATTTTGTGTCTAACATTTTTTGGTCTTTTGTTTAACTTATGATGGTTAACTTTCTTACCAATATTGAAAGGCAACTAGATCTTTATATACCCAAACTCGAGGCTGTCTCATCACCATTTTGTGATTCTCTATTTGGAAATCTCAAATTTATGTTCGTTGTTCGTGGCAAgtaatcttctttctttacatTTTTTCTCGTGGTATGTGTACAGTTCCTTGAAGTAGCTCCTGAACTGGGAAATTCTTACACTGAAGTGATTGCACCTCAAGATGTTGCAACATATGGAGGACTGTGTGCTCTTGCAAGTTTTGAACGGACAGAGCTTAAGGTAAttcatcatcttcatttgTATGACATCTAAATTAAATGGGAACAAAGTTTTGCTCTTCCAGCTactgatttaatatttttcacttGTAGAACAAAGTTATAGACAATCTGAACTTCCGCAATTTCTTGGAGTTGGTACCTGAAGTGAGAGAGcttattcatgatttttaCTCAAGGTAAGTTAATGTGGTATTAAAGAgtgatatttttcttgttaattTCCTATCTTATGCTTTGATTTTATGACTTGTTGCAAAATGGCAAACAGGCATCGTGTTACATTTTGGAAACTCTAAGGATTCTATGTTGCTCTATATAGAAAAATGGAAGTATCTGACTCCAAGTCTTAAACAAATAGATATTAAGGTTGAGTTAAATTTAGTTGaggtgtaaattttataatgtctTTGAAGAGACCAGATGCAGGCTTTTAATATCGGAACAGTTTTCTATTGTTGCTCA
The Ricinus communis isolate WT05 ecotype wild-type chromosome 1, ASM1957865v1, whole genome shotgun sequence DNA segment above includes these coding regions:
- the LOC8258516 gene encoding plant UBX domain-containing protein 8 isoform X1, translated to MARPTADSIDTFMRITGASESHAVRKLEEYGGNLDEAINAHFGEVERNLTNPLSTASPHNDFVNTRNQTQDGSRGILPLLSAARSFKPSLLLDPSYRRNLLNQIGSSVFTSREPLYTQTGRFNNGYQQPYHSGPMPALEHADGTSLSHDHQFHGNVSRVHETNLHGNDIEEQMIQFAIEASKQEELSGHQQRHSHLADDELYHAISLSLKTAKQEEAIRELTLEDQKQLVVRNSTGRAEKTNDSRWQPGSSSFQGGAEDFHEQSLWGGISSKELDEAILLEAAIFAETSEGTSYQRAPQPPTTPDKIKGPYPQKVHCRPSPSVVEQRLLWEQQDDEYLASLLADREKEMNALKERETSYVKEGESPNKMLDEKAEFERLLAAKEASLPQEPAVNDENAVTLLVRMPDGSRCSRSFLKSDKLQFLFDFIDIGRTVKPGTYRVMRPFPRHPFSAGDSSLSLKELGLTNKQEALFLELI
- the LOC8258516 gene encoding plant UBX domain-containing protein 9 isoform X2; this translates as MARPTADSIDTFMRITGASESHAVRKLEEYGGNLDEAINAHFGEVERNLTNPLSTASPHNDFVNTRNQTQDGSRGILPLLSAARSFKPSLLLDPSYRRNLLNQIGSSVFTSREPLYTQTGRFNNGYQQPYHSGPMPALEHADGTSLSHDHQFHGNVSRVHETNLHGNDIEEQMIQFAIEASKQEELSGHQQRHSHLADDELYHAISLSLKTAKQEEAIRELTLEDQKQLVVRNSTGRAEKTNDSRWQPGSSSFQGGAEDFHEQSLWGGISSKELDEAILLEAAIFAETSEGTSYQRAPQPPTTPDKIKGPYPQKVHCRPSPSVVEQRLLWEQQDDEYLASLLADREKEMNALKERETSYVKEGESPNKMLDEKAVEYCISCC
- the LOC8258517 gene encoding COP9 signalosome complex subunit 1; this translates as MDADDEIYANGGESTSRNRPIISGEQLDIEAYAGLYTGRTKITRLLFIADHCDNPTMQLEALRMAYEEIKKGENTQLFREVVQKIDGRLGPNYSMDNTWCDTVDRRAEQRKERLENELNAYRTNLIKESIRMGYNDFGDFYYAHGALGEAFKSYVRTRDYCTTSKHIIHMCMSAILVSIEMGQFTHVTSYVSKAEQTPEALDPITVAKLRCAAGLAHLEARKYKLAARKFLEVAPELGNSYTEVIAPQDVATYGGLCALASFERTELKNKVIDNLNFRNFLELVPEVRELIHDFYSSHYASCLDYLGNLKANLLLDIHLHDHVETLYDQIRNKALIQYTHPFVSVDLHMMANAFKTSVAGLEKELEALITDNQIQARIDSHNKILYARHADQRNATFQRVLQTGNEFDRDVRAMLLRANLIKHEYNLRASRKL